The Bacteroidales bacterium DNA segment CTTACAGGAGGTTTTCCTGATGCGTTTCTGATAAATAATCCGAAAATTACTGAACAATGGCACTACAACTATATTAAAACCTATGTTGAAAGAGATTTGCCGAATTTGGGTTTAAAGATTGATAAAAATATTCTAATGAAATTGTTACAAATGCTGTCGCATATACACGGCGATATTATTAATTACAACAATTTATCAAAATCGCTCGGTTTAAGTTCTAATACTGTTAAAAAATATGTGAGTTTTTTTGAAAGTGCATTTATTGTGCGATTACTTCAGCCTTTTCATACCAATATGAAAAAACGAATTATAAAATCACCAAAAATTTATATCAGGGATACCGGAATATTACATTATTTACAAAACATAAGCGATAAAGAAGATTTGTACGGGAATCCTATAATAGGCAATTCGTGGGAAGGTTTTGTTATTGAACAGATTATTGAAATACTGCCAAGTAAATATCAAGTATATTTTTATCGTACACATGATGGTTCCGAATGTGATTTACTTATTGCAAAATCGCAAAAACCTGTTGCTTCAATAGAAATAAAGTATAGTTCGGCACCCAAATTAACAAAAGGGACATTATTTGCTTTTGATGATTTGAATTCAAAAAACAATTTTATTGTAACACCTGACAGCGATGATTATTTATTAAAAAAGAATATAAGAGTATGTAATATTTATGATTTTCTGGTAAAATATTTGCCGAATTAATGCCGTTATTTTGAAATTAGACTCCATAATTATTTAAAAAAAACCGGTACAGTTTTAAACATTTAACTAAAGGTCATATTGTCTGTGTATAATTATTCTATTAAGCTTGAAAAATAAAATAAGGTTTTTATGCTGTAAAAACCTTATTTTTAAAGTTTTAACCTTAACAGAAAAAATGATTCGATTTAGTCAACCTTATTACTTTATTGATTTGTTTTGCATAAAGTAACAAAATTAGTATTGTTTCATAACAGTTCATTTATTAATCCTGTTTGTCAATTTTTAATGTTCTTTCATATATGTTTCGGTAATGTTCCTTGTAAACGAAATGTAATGATTTAAATATTCTGCGATTTCCATATTAACCTTTAAACGGTTACAACCGTTAAAAGGTAGTTGCAGATCATCTGCTTTTTAGCGGTTAGTACCGCTTAAAAGCTAAATTTTGTAACATACTATGATTATTATAAGCATTTAAAGTACAGGTCATTCAGTTAAATAAGCTAATAAGTTTGTTTCTTCTGCAACTATCTGTCTGACAACATAAAAGTTTTGCGAATATATGCTCATACAGTTGCTTTGCACCTTTTACGTTCAAGCACTATTTAAAATTATTATTAGCACTTGTTGGCAGTCAGTTAATTACAAATTCATCGGATGAATAGATTAAGCTTTTCGGAGTAAACTCAACTTTATAACTTTAAGACAACTCCGAAAAGTGTCGGTGTGAATACTTTTGCAAAAAGAAAATAAGATTATTGGCTTATAATCAGTTAATTAACAAATTCACACCGACACTAAAACACTTCAAACTATCACCCTGCCTGCATTTAAAAACCCGGCAAGCATAAAACAAAAAATCCGGCACAGTTTTAAATTTAACTATATCGGGCTTTCTGTTTTGTTTATGTGCCCGTTACAAAACCAACGGGTTAACCCGTTGGTTATACCGAACTTATTAATTATTTCAAATAAGTTTTAATTTAGTGAGGGCTTCACTTTAAGTGAAACCCTCACTTTTAAAAATGTTGACTGTCAGTCGGAGTGCGACCTCACTTAAATACAAAAATATAATAATAATTAACATGCTATAAATAAACATAG contains these protein-coding regions:
- a CDS encoding ATP-binding protein, whose product is MITRNKLKEIAESLEYFPVVGIIGPRQVGKTTIAKEISKIKKKETIYIDLENPRDIAKLHDPVLYFEDNIDKCIILDEIQNTPHLFSVLRSMVDLKREPGRFIILGSASPELIRDSAESLSRRIAYIELSPFNLTEVYKPKQKIIDKLWLTGGFPDAFLINNPKITEQWHYNYIKTYVERDLPNLGLKIDKNILMKLLQMLSHIHGDIINYNNLSKSLGLSSNTVKKYVSFFESAFIVRLLQPFHTNMKKRIIKSPKIYIRDTGILHYLQNISDKEDLYGNPIIGNSWEGFVIEQIIEILPSKYQVYFYRTHDGSECDLLIAKSQKPVASIEIKYSSAPKLTKGTLFAFDDLNSKNNFIVTPDSDDYLLKKNIRVCNIYDFLVKYLPN